The stretch of DNA GGCCGATTTTCACCCGCCGATCAGTGGCTGGTTTTACGCGCCGACTGACAACCAGAATTTGTGGGTATTTTGAAAGGTTCACCGAAAGCTCACCATTGGGGATCCTCCTGTGCCCCCGGAGCCTTCCTCAGGAGGATCCTTTTTTATGCTCCCGAGCGGTGGAGCCTATGGGGTACGCACCAGCGGAGTTGGTGGTTTACGGATTTGAATTAGTCACCGGACGAATATAGGCGAAACAATGCCACAGCATTACCCGTTATTGATCCGCGCTTTCGCTCCAGACGGGGCGATGCCTTGGCAACTCGGCATGGAAGTCGCCCAAGCTGTTCCAGATGAGCGGCTTCGACAAATCAACCTCGGCGGCGACGACGGTGCCGAACGTGTCACCCTTAGCAATTGGATGTCCGGTGTGGTCCCACACGGCCGATAGCATCCAATGTTGATCGGGTGAACAATAGGTGCTGCTCACAAGGTAGACGTGGTTTTCGCAAGCCCGCGCACTGGCCAACGCCGGATTACAGCCCCACACGGGCCAAGCGATTACTTCCGCGCCGTTGTTCGTCAATTGCCGGGCGACTTCTGGGAAAAAACCGTCGTAGCACACCATCATGCCGAGTTTTCCGAAACGCGTATCGAAGACGGGATACTCGTTGCCCGGCGCGACTCCTTTCTCGATCTCCTCGCGAGGAAGGCAGACTTTGCGATATTTTCCGACAATTGTTCCCTCTGGCCCAAGCAAGACCGCAGTGTTGTATATCAAGTGATTCGACCGTTCATATAAGCTGACAACAAGGTACAGATCATGCTGTTTGGCCAATGCCGCAAAGTAGTCTGTCGATTGACCAGGAATGGACTCTGCCACTTCCGCGCAGGATTTGTCGAGACCAACGTAATTAATTGTCTCAGGCAAAACGACGAGATCGGCCTTTCTCTGGGCCGCTTCGGCGATCAACGGCGCAAACTGACGGCAGTTCTCAGCCGGAGCCTTTCCGCCATGCGGACAATAGTGAATCGCTGCCAGACGTACCAGGCGGTTCGACAAAGGCTCGGATTCATCCAACGCAATTGCTCGATATTTGACGGTGCCGCGCGGCGCCCATTGTAGGTGAAGTTCGACGATTGCGCGTGTTGCTCGTCGGGGCGCACGATAGGTGCCGACGACTGCGCACCAGCCATGGTCGTCGGTCGCACCGTCGCGTGGATGCTCCGCTTCTACATTGCCGAGCGATTCTGGTGAATAACCGCTGTGAGGAGGTTCATCGCGAGGCACTTTTGCCCCTCGATCGTCAGTCCACAAAATGCGGACTAAGCAGCTTCGTCGCGGAACTGCCACATTGGTCGTTTTTCGTTGTGCGCTAAATCGATACCACTGGCCTCCTTTGACCGGAAATGCCTTCGTCCAATACCCATCCAGACCTTCGCGCTCGTCGTGCTCGATTCCCAGTATGGGCTCACCGCCCGCATCTTTCATCGCCACAAACTTTGGTGTTAGTTCGTCCCTAGGCGCCGCAGTCGTCCAGCCATCGGTCTTACTCGCTTGTAAATTGCTTCCGAAGGCACCCATGAGCACTAGGACGATGCTCATCGTTAGAAAATAAGGCTTCTCTTGCATGCGGCTACCCTTGTCACGCTAATGAGGTTTTGTGGTAGATCGAATGCAGTTTAGACGACACTCGACGTGAATCGGGGTTTTTCGGGAAACGGCCCTAACTCCCGCGAAACGCAAAACTGTAGAGTTCTGCATTCGTTAACCGAAAGCGTAGGGAAATCGGTCGATTTTGAAGAGTCGACACATCTGTGTTTTCAGAAAATGTTACAACATGGTGAATTGAATCGCCGCGGAATGCGTCGGAGAACGCTAGGCCCTCGATCGGTCTGCCAGCGGCATCGAGCAACTCGACAGTCACAACGCCGGATTGCTTTGTTGCAGCATTTATCTCTAACCGATTTCCTTGGAATGTAATTGGAACTGTGGTAAGCGTGCCACCCTCGGCTGAAGCATCAACCGATACGAATCGGTCTAGCTTCCAAGTTACTAACCCAATACTACTGGTTTGTTTTGTTCCACGGCCAGTCGTCTTGCCATCGTCGAACTTCTCGCGATAGACAACAGGAGATCCGTGTGTATAGTTTGCTCCGGCATAATACAACCAGACTTCGTCGCCCACTCGAATTGCTGAAGCGGCGCAAGTATGGTACGAGGCGTCCCATTGATCGAGCTGGCCAATCTCGATCACCGGCGTGCGAAACGGCCGTTCCCAATGGACGAGGTCACGCGAGACGGCCAATTGAATTTCTTGCGGACCCTCATGGTTGCCCCACCTAGCGTTATTGTTGATCGTAAGCACCCAAGGAAAACCAACGATGCAGCTTTCGGCCTGATAAGCGCCCATTCCATAAAATTCAGTCCGCATCAAACTGGGAGCGTCGGGACGATCGAGAATTGGACGAACTTGCTCGATTCGTGCAAGAGAGCCGCAGTCGTCGCGGGCATCTGGAACGAGCACAAGCTGGGAGGGCGTCCAACTTGCAAAATCTCGGCTGGTGGTTATTCCAAAGCACCTTCTTTCAATGCCATTCACTACGGTATTCAGCTTCGGAAATGCGACATACAACTGGCGCGATCGATCATAGAATCCTGTAATGACATCAGCAGAAGCGCAGATGGGCTTCTCGCTGACTTGCGACCAATGTAATCCGTCGGGAGAGATCATGGTCTGCGGGCCCCAGGGATGTTTCTGCCTCCAGCAAATCATTTTATAGCGACGACGGGGGTCCAGATCCGCCTCATCTTTAATCACACTTGCCAACAAATAGCCTTCGGCGACTGCATTGTGTCTACCGCCACGCTTCGACTCAACGGTTCCAACCAGCGGCTTTTGCCAGTTCACGCCGTCTGTGCTTGTTGCATACAGAACGGCGTAATCAGGGAAGTCCTCAAAGGATTCGCCGACATACCACATTTTGAAAATCTGCTCTTCGCTGTCGAACAATACAGTGCCGAAAATTTCCAATCGCCATCCTTCCCAAGGTTGATCCGCTCGCAAAAGTGGATTTTTCGCATGCTTAACACCGGAATGTTGTGTGAACACTACTCCTTGCGATTCTCGCACGAGACTTCGGTCAATAAAGAGCTGTGCGCGGTTGCTCACATCCACAGGAGATGTTCGAGGCTCCGCCACACTGGCCACGTCAACACCTCCAGCTTCTTCTGCAGCTGTGCTTTCTCGCAAATCCACGCAAGCGAATCGAAGTAATTGCAGCAAGCCTAGTATGAATGCCAAGATGGGAGTTTTCATTGTTATCGATTAGATCGGAGTACTCGGAGGATCATGTCGCTTTCATTTGCAGTTGGGCAAAAACCGAATCACACAAAGTTGCTAAGGCACCGGTACGGCAATGTCATATCTTCCGTCTAGTGGCGTGGGCACCTCGACTACGAGTGGTGAATCTTCACCGCGATATGCGAGCGGTGTGATAGAAATCGTTTCGTCGACTTCTGCGCGTTCGGCGCCAATCGCCGTTGTCGTTTTACGCCCTGTCTTCTTAAGAGCTTCTAATTGTACGCGATATCTTCCCGGCAGAATGCCTCTGCGATCATCGACTCGGTATTGGCCTTCAACGATTCGGCCACGGTACAACGGTGCTTCTGTTCCCTCGACTGGAACAAAGAACACACGGCCGACCTGAACTGGATCTTTCCCCACAGTTACGGTGCCGAACACAATTTGCGGGGGCTGACTCTTGTTGCAACCTGCTGCTCCCGTACAAGTCAAGATGACGACGTGAAGTGTGAGACAATAAATTGCCTGCGAGCAAACGATTTGGCGAACTTCTCGATCTCGGAATTCATTAGTATCGGCCATCGACCGTTTCTCCCAAATTCCGAGTCGTTAATGCCTTGAGCACCGTGCGGCTGAGTATCTCCGACAGGAATGAGACATGACCATCGGCAAAAGCAAAATTCGCGCCAGACGCATGCCAACTCTGAATTCCGCCTTCATCGAACGACGGCTTTGAATTGATGCCGTAATAACTAGTTGCTCCGCCCCATGCGAACCAAATCTTTCCCATCTGACAGACCCCGCCAGGACAATAGGCCGGATACGTCGTCGGAAATGGGTCATTGTCCAATACATCCACCTCGCAAATTAAAAGTGTTTTGCTCGTTCCGTCGGTAATATCTTTCATTTTGGTGCGCGACGCGGCAAACATAACACCAGTTCCCTTGTCATCAATGCCCTGCAAAACCGCTCGATGGGTTGCAACGGAAAGATAATTTGTCTCCGCACAGTCTTCGGTGCCGGGAAATGCTAATGTCGAGGAAACTAGCTGATTGGGAGGCGCGCTGGGGCACTGGTAAGTGGGAATCAATGTTTTTACTGCTTGTTGATTTGCCGTCGAGTTGTATGAGGCCTTAAAGTTAATTAGATTCTGCGCATTCGCCTCTTCAAGAAACGGTAATATCAAAGCGCCCCAGGCCCACGTTATTCCGGGCTGAGGTGGCACGCCATAGCCTCCGCCATCTGGAAAAATATTATTCGCACCGTGATAATTGTGAATCGCCAGCGACATTTGCTTCAAATTATTTGAACAGCTTGCTCTCCGAGCTGCTTCACGTGCAGCCTGAACCGCGGGCAAAAGCAGGGCAATAAGGATGCCAATAATCGCAATGACGACTAAGAGCTCTACCAAGGTAAATCCGGCACGAAGTAATTCCTTCACACCATTGTTTGTTGGGCGACTGACGGATTTGCCACAATGAGGCACTGACCCATTCGCAATACCGCTGTTCGCTTCGCACGTAGCACAGCCAAAGCGCAAGTCAGGCATGAGAAAGTGCATGAAAGGACTCCTTCTTATTGGTTCGGCGCGGAAATTGAAGCAACAGGGCGATCGCGCCACCGGCGATGATCGATTGTCTCAGCGGTGACGGCTCCGGAATTGCCAGTGACTGTTGAGCAATTGTGGGAAAATGTGTCTGCCAGACGACGAAGTCCGCTCCGTCCACGTCGCCGTCGCTATCGGCATCGCCGGTCCCGGGCGTAGCCCCGCTGGCGGTCGGGAAATGAGTTTGCCAGACAACGAAGTCCGCGCCATCGACGTCGCCATCACTTTCGAAATCGCCTGGTTGCATGGACGGGGATATTGATTGGCCAAACACACGAATATTGTCCAAGAGTAACTGGCTTTCGCTGAGACCTTGTGGAAGATAGAAAAATTCGTCCACGAATTGATTTGGCGTCTCCCAGGTCAGTCCGGCAGCAAGCAGGGTTCTTGCGCCTGTGGAACGGTCGGTTAGATATGCATCGTATTTACCAGATTGGCCATTGGCGTTAATCTCGACCAAATACCAGCGATCGTTTGATATATGGACCCCTGTACTGTAATAGGCGTCAGCAGGTTGCGTATAAAAACTGTCCTTGACCAAAAGCAGTTCGGGAAATGAGCCGGCTCCGATGGACACTCCTAAACCGGCGTTGTCACGAGAGGAGCTGCTGCGAAGAGAAATGACTCCTTGATCATTGTTATCGTTCCGATAAAAGTCAAATACAAAGCGTATATGGTCTGTGGCGGTGTTAAGGGGCTGTAGTAGTGGGATTGTCGCCTCGCCTAAACTATTCCACCTGCTCATCCCAGCGGCCATATTGTTTGTTCCGGCGAAAACTACTTCGAAAAGGCCGCTATTAGGGGGAGCCGACCAACGGCCGCCGTTAACGCCGCCGTTTTGACCTGATAGGTTTCCCGCCAAGTAGCCATTATCAAAATTGACATTCAACAACATCGTTTGCGTCGTAATGGTATTGTTCAACACCCGGAAGTCGTCGATGCGGACAGGGGGGTGCTCGACGCTGCCCGGCGCTCCGTTCATTCGCACGCGGACCCATAGGTCTGGTGTCGATGCATATCCGCTCAAGCCCGACGTAGCCAACTCGACCAGTTGCTCACCGTGCCCCGATGTGATCGACTCGGACGACCAGTTTGTCCCATTTCGTGAAACCGAAATACGGACTTGTCCATTCAAGGTGGCATCAATGTTCGCCGTCAAAGCAACCAATGGGTCTTCGAAGCCGTCATTTGCGCGGAAGTGAAAGATCATCGTGGTATCAGGATTGCGATTGGTGAATCCACGGATGCGAAGATCCTCGCCATCGACGACCATGTCACGAAAGCCGGTTCCTTCGCTATGCTCTAGAAATTCCGAACCGTAGAACTTCTGTTCGTAACTGATATTTTCCGGCCGCCCCGACGTTACGTTGACTATTGTTTGCGGCCCGTTATTCCACACGTCGGCGATTGCGGCATTTCCCGAATAGTCAGCCGGCAAATTGGCTGCCTCTTGGACGTGAGCATTCACATACGTTTCAAGCTGATCCAACAACGGATCTCCGGTGTAGCTCGGAAAGTAAACACTGCCGTTCGAATTGCTCCAATAAAATAGCGTTGGAACATTATAGGCGATGTTGATCGCCCGCTGATGATCCATGACGTTCCATAGCGTCGTTTGGTTGTTGAACGGGGTGGTCGCCGGGTCGTACATCGGTTGAAACGCCGGTTCAGCAGTCGCCGGGATGGTGCTTAGCAGAGGCTTGCCCGTAATGAGATATTTTGGCACGATTCTTCGGTAGGGATCGGGCGGCAAGAAGTTCTGATAAGGTGTATACTGCTCGGTCAACGTGTAGGGATCGATAATCCAGCCGTCGGCTTGCAGCCACGTCCCTTCGTAATTGGATGGAACCGCGGTATTGGGCGACCACCATTGGTAAACGGGTAGATTGGGGTAGACTTGCTTCACTTCCTCATACAGATATTGCAACAGCTGCGTACGTCCACCGCTGGGAACATTTTCCTCCGCCAGCGAAATGCCGTGGATCTGATTTAGAACCGGCTCCAGCCGACGAATGCTTTGCATTAGTCGATTACGGTAGATCTGCCGATCTAGCATCGGCCCTTGATACCGATCCTCACCATCCCAAAAATTGATGCGCACGAGCATGGTGCGGTCGGGATCATGGGCCAGGCCCTGGCGCACCTCGTCGATAATGTAGGTGAGGTCGGGGTCTACGCTGGATGCATTGTTCGAGACATTGCGAACCGAAAAATTGAGAATGTCCGTCCGTTGGACGCTTGCGTCGGGCGGGTAGGTTTGATTTGGATCTCCCCAAGCCGCGCCGCCATAGAATCCAGTGTCTCGCGCAGTCAAGGGCGGGGGTGTCGCTGGTAAGGGACGCACAATTACGAATGCAATACATGCGACTGCAAGTGAAATGAGCGGTTTCAAAGAATGCGTACAAATCGGCCAACGATTTGTGGTACACGCACATTGTGCAAGTTCCGAAATACAAATTGATACACGGTTCCTCGCCGATGATGGCGCAGGTGAACTGGACCTTAAACGCTGAGCAGATTGTATGCTGCCATTAGCGACAGAATTCCTTTGCGCCGAGCCGCGAGACCCCTCCAGAGTCTCACACGGCAACGGCAAGGAAACTACGGGACTATTTTGCGATCTTTTTTGAACTGCCGCCAGCGCTACCTTCGCCATGAAGCCCCTAAAAACCAACGGGCGAATTCTCAACATCCAGAACCTCCCGATTTAATCTCCCACAGGCAGGGATTAACGCGATCTTATCGAACTGTCCGATGCTTAGGGCCTACCTCAACGCACGAGCGACTAGGCCGATCGAAACTGTCGGCGAAACCAGAACATCGCTAGAACGCCGCTACCCAACAAACACATTGCACCTGGCTCCGGAAGTTCTCCTACGTAAACACGAACATTATCAACGTAAGCTAGTGTTTGTCCCGACGATCCACCAAACATAATCGTCTGTACAGATGACATATCATTGTTGTCAGTAAAGGGCAAGGCCGCCGTTGACGAGCCATTCACACTCAAGGTCCAGCTATTTGCCGCAAAATCGGCGACGATTGTTATGCTATCCCAGTTATCTGTGCCGGAAAGCCCTGAGTTCACATAACCCGTTGCGCTGTTATAGTATTCAAACCTGCGATTCAACCCTGCGCGCAATTCAAGATCAATCGCGTTGTTGGTAAAACTGTGCGAAGCGTTATCGTACGCGCCAAGAAACACTCCACCCTTCGCTGCATCCGGCCAGTAGTGCTGGTACTGGATTGTTAGTTTCTCACCTGCAGCCAATTGCGCAGACTCGGCGGGTGTCAAGTCGATCCACGAGTATCCAGCAGGCGTACCAGCCCTCTCACTTTGAAGCGCTCGCGTACTGCTGTTTTGCGCATTGGCAAGAGGGTTGGCCTGAACAGTATTAGAAGACAGATTGCCATTATTAAACCAATTTGCCCCTATAGTGGGTGTCAATGGATTTAGCCCAATCGTCTCCGCTTCAAAATCGTCGGCATAAACCAGAGCTGCTTGCGCGCGGCAAGCCTGAAAGACGATAATCCCACAAACGAGCGCCAGTTTCCCAGTGTTGCATCGCATCATGAAGTTCCTTTCGTAGAAAAAGCCAAATCAGCCAGAACAAGAAAGTAGACAGCCTTGCTCCTCGTGTTACCTTCCTCAATCCGCTCCTATCTGACCCAGAAGTTAGCAGTACCTTATAGCCTTTCCAGCCCTCAGCAAACTCCAATGAGTTTGCAGCGCGCGTAAATTGCTGCCAAAGCACTCACAAGAAGAGCGACAGCTGATGGCTCCGGTACAGCTCCCGGTGCTGGGGCCGAAGGGAATGGAAAATGCGTCTGCCACACGACGAAGTCGGCTCCGTCTACCGTACCATCCGCATTGGCATCCCCATCTGCGAGCGCCGCTCCTGACTCGGTTGGAAAATGCGTTTGCCATGCTACGAAATCTGCACCATCCACATTGCCATCTCCATTGAAGTCTCCCGGAATTCCCTCACCAGAGCCGATCGTTACTTGAATATCGTCCCAATACGCTTGCACGTTCTGCGAGGCAGGTGCAAAAAATAAAGTTTGGACCTTCGACATGTCGTCGCCATTTGTAAATGGTTGAACAAATATCTCACCATTATTGACTTGGATTGACCAGTGATTGGCGGAAAAGTCAACAACCACCTTGCATTGGTCCCACGCGTCAGATCCAGTCGCGTTCGCCCCCGCGCCTACGGGCTTGAACTGGGGAACTGTTCCGTCGT from Pirellulales bacterium encodes:
- a CDS encoding carbon-nitrogen hydrolase family protein, producing the protein MSIVLVLMGAFGSNLQASKTDGWTTAAPRDELTPKFVAMKDAGGEPILGIEHDEREGLDGYWTKAFPVKGGQWYRFSAQRKTTNVAVPRRSCLVRILWTDDRGAKVPRDEPPHSGYSPESLGNVEAEHPRDGATDDHGWCAVVGTYRAPRRATRAIVELHLQWAPRGTVKYRAIALDESEPLSNRLVRLAAIHYCPHGGKAPAENCRQFAPLIAEAAQRKADLVVLPETINYVGLDKSCAEVAESIPGQSTDYFAALAKQHDLYLVVSLYERSNHLIYNTAVLLGPEGTIVGKYRKVCLPREEIEKGVAPGNEYPVFDTRFGKLGMMVCYDGFFPEVARQLTNNGAEVIAWPVWGCNPALASARACENHVYLVSSTYCSPDQHWMLSAVWDHTGHPIAKGDTFGTVVAAEVDLSKPLIWNSLGDFHAELPRHRPVWSESADQ
- a CDS encoding DUF1559 domain-containing protein, which encodes MHFLMPDLRFGCATCEANSGIANGSVPHCGKSVSRPTNNGVKELLRAGFTLVELLVVIAIIGILIALLLPAVQAAREAARRASCSNNLKQMSLAIHNYHGANNIFPDGGGYGVPPQPGITWAWGALILPFLEEANAQNLINFKASYNSTANQQAVKTLIPTYQCPSAPPNQLVSSTLAFPGTEDCAETNYLSVATHRAVLQGIDDKGTGVMFAASRTKMKDITDGTSKTLLICEVDVLDNDPFPTTYPAYCPGGVCQMGKIWFAWGGATSYYGINSKPSFDEGGIQSWHASGANFAFADGHVSFLSEILSRTVLKALTTRNLGETVDGRY
- a CDS encoding dockerin type I repeat-containing protein; protein product: MNIRMFFAAAMIAMAAPDLQFALAADVFFDDFEAGTLGTQPTTPVTGQPWFHNGPAVATANTVQANPLPEGINTSAQVMRSFRGPGVGGGYAWIDLTGEQQAELESEQLLTVEFKYLQVSPTNGGELAMYDNANHDFTNNALDLNWFANGTAYWYDGTVPQFKPVGAGANATGSDAWDQCKVVVDFSANHWSIQVNNGEIFVQPFTNGDDMSKVQTLFFAPASQNVQAYWDDIQVTIGSGEGIPGDFNGDGNVDGADFVAWQTHFPTESGAALADGDANADGTVDGADFVVWQTHFPFPSAPAPGAVPEPSAVALLVSALAAIYARCKLIGVC
- a CDS encoding PEP-CTERM sorting domain-containing protein; amino-acid sequence: MRCNTGKLALVCGIIVFQACRAQAALVYADDFEAETIGLNPLTPTIGANWFNNGNLSSNTVQANPLANAQNSSTRALQSERAGTPAGYSWIDLTPAESAQLAAGEKLTIQYQHYWPDAAKGGVFLGAYDNASHSFTNNAIDLELRAGLNRRFEYYNSATGYVNSGLSGTDNWDSITIVADFAANSWTLSVNGSSTAALPFTDNNDMSSVQTIMFGGSSGQTLAYVDNVRVYVGELPEPGAMCLLGSGVLAMFWFRRQFRSA